From Paenibacillus sp. FSL H8-0537:
AGAGAAAATGCGAGAAATTTCCGAATTGGTTTCCGCGGAGCTTGTTGATGCTGGACCATTAGCGGCCGTCGTAGAGTTCAAATGGCGTTTCGCGAAGTCCGTGATCACGCAGAAAATGATGGTCTACGCCAGCAGCAGACGGATCGATTTCCGCACGCATATCGATTGGCAGGAGCATCAGCAGCTTCTCAAAGTCGCCTTCCCGGTAGACATCCGTTCAACGGAAGCCACTTACGATATTCAGTTCGGGAACGTCAAGCGTCCGACGCATTGGAATACGAGCTGGGATTGGGCACGCTTCGAGACGGTCGGGCACCAATGGGCCGACTTGTCCGAACGCGGCTACGGCGTGAGCTTGCTGAACGATTGCAAATACGGCTATGACATCAAGGATAACGTCCTCCGCCTGTCCTTGTTGAAATCGGCCATCAGCCCGGACCCGGATGCCGATATTGGAGAACACGAGTTCGTGTATGCTCTCTTCCCGCATGTAGGAGATTGGTATGCAGGCGGTACCGTGCAGGAAGCTTGGTCGCTCAACAATTCATTGACGGCTTATGAAGGAGCCCCCGTTAGGGACGCGTTCTCGCTGTTCCGCTTGTCCGCCTCTAACGTAATGGTGGATGCGGTAAAAAAAGGGGAAGATGGGGATCATCTCGTGCTGCGCATCCATGAATTCGCAGGCGTTCGGTCGATGGTCCGGTTGGACAGTGATTTCCGCATCGTTTCCTTGCAGGAATGCGATCTCATGGAAAAGCCGTTCGGTGCGGCTTTGTCTTCGGTTGCTGAGTTCGAGCTGAAGCCTTATGAAATCAAAACCTTTATCGTTCATCTCCAAGTCTGATTTTTCGAGCAAGGAAATGAGATTCGAGTCGGAAGCCCGTACGTTCCCTACGGAATTGCGGGCTTCCGCTTTATTCACCATTATAGGGAATCATCCAAATTTATAATAAACCGAGGTTTTGCTAATGAAAACCATTCGATTGACAATGGCACAGGCATTGCTTAAATTTCTGGATCAACAGTACATTTCCGTAGATGGAGAAGAAACCAAATTCGTCCGGGGAGTCATGGGTATATTTGGACATGGCAACGTGATCGGAATTGGCGAAGCGCTCGAACGGGAATCCGGCAAGCTGATTTTTCTGCAAGGCAAAAACGAGCAAGGGATGGTTCATGCCGCGACGGCGTATGCCAAGCAGAAGAACCGTCTGCAAATATTCGCTTGCACGACGTCAATCGGTCCCGGTGCTCTGAACATGATCACCGGCGCTGCAACCGCTACGGTAAACCGTATCCCGGTTCTGCTTCTGCCGGGCGACAACTTCGCCTCCCGTCAACCAGATCCCGTTTTACAGCAATTAGAAGTACCCAGCGACTATTCGATATCAGCGAACGACCCATTTAAGTCGGTTAGCAAGTTCTGGGACCGCATTGTCCGTCCGGAGAAGTTGATGTCCTCGCTGCTTCAGGCGATTCGTGTGTTGACCGATCCCGCGGATACCGGCGCCGTAACGTTGGCTCTGCCGCAAGATGTTCAAGCGGAGGCTTATGATTATCCGATGGACTTCTTCGACAAGAGAGTTCATAGACTGGATCGCCGTCCGGCTGCGCCTCAGGCTATTGAGCGAGCCGTTGAACTGATCGCAAGCAAGAAGAAACCGCTCATTATCGCAGGTGGCGGTGTTCATTATTCCGGAGCAGAAAAGGAACTGCTGGCATTCGCTGAAGCTTTCGGCATTCCGATAGCAGAGACGCAAGCAGGCAAAAGCGCGGTTCCTTGGAACCACTCTCTCAGCCTTGGAGGGGTTGGCACTACCGGCACCTTGGCAGCGAACCGGATTGCGGCGGAAGCCGACTTGATTATCGGCGTTGGCACGCGTTATTCCGATTTTACGACGGCTTCCAAATCCGCTTTCCGCTCCCCGAACGTCGCTTTCCTGAACTTAAACGTAAGCGCGTTCGACTCGATCAAAATGCAAGCGGAGTTTGTGACCGCGGATGCTAGGGTATCGATCTTAGCCCTTCATGAGCAACTGTCGCAAAGCGGTTATCGTTCTGGATACGAGGAAGGTTACGTGAAGGGGCTCAAAGCTGAGTGGGACGGAGAGGTCGACCGTCTTTATTCGCTGGAGAGCTCCAAAGGCTTCACGCAGACGCGTGCTCTTGGCGTCGTCAACGGGTTCATCGGTTCGAAAGACGTCATCGTCGCGGCCGCAGGAAGTTTACCGGGCGACCTGCACCGGGTGTGGAGAACGACCGAATCGAAAACTTATCATATGGAATACGGCTTCTCCTGTATGGGATACGAGGTCAGCGGTGCTTTCGGCGTAGCGCTCGCGGAGCCGGAGCGTGAAGTCTACGCGGTCTTAGGCGACGGAAGCTACCTAATGCTTCATTCGGAGCTCGTGACCGCCATTCAGGAAGGCGTTAAGTTTACTGTTCTGTTGTTCGACAACCACGGCTTCCAATGCATTCATAACCTCCAGCGCGGACACGGAAGTGACGGCTTTGGCAACGAGTTCCGTTTCCGTTCCAAGGAAACGGAACGTTTGAACGGCAATTATATGCCGATCGATTTCGCAGCCCATGCTCGCAGCTTGGGTGCCGCTTCCTATACCGCACGCAATGCGGAGGAATTGGAACAGGCGCTCAGTCAGGCGAAAGCCGAGCAAGGGCCTGTCCTAGTCGAGATTAAGGTACTGCCAGGCACGAACACTGGGGGCTACGATTCTTGGTGGAATGTTGGTGTGCCGGAAGTGTCTAAGGATGACAAGGTATTAAAGGCGCATGCCGAGATGCAGAAGCGGATTCAAGCGGCACGGCCTTACTAACGGACAAGAAAGAAGGGATCTCGATGATGCCCGTAACATTCGCATCCGGCAAATCGCTCGATTTCGTGGCGATCGGCCGTCTATGCATCGATTTGAATGCGAACGAAATCAATCGTCCGATGGAAGAGACGATGACTTTCACTAAATATGTCGGTGGTTCCCCCGCCAATATCGCTATAGCCATGTCCCGCTTGGACATGAAGTCGGCCTTTATCGGTAAAGTGGCCGACGATCAAATGGGACGTTATATCCTCCAATATTTACGCGACAATGGCATCGGAACGTCAAACATCATAACGGATCGGACCGGGGCCGTGACCGGCCTGGCTTTTACGGAGATTAAAAGTCCAGAGGACTGCAGCATCCTTATGTACCGGGATAACGTAGCCGATCTGTTGCTTGAGCCAGCCGAAGTGGACGAATCGTTGATCGCCGCAAGCAAGGTGCTTCTTGTATCCGGAACGGCTCTCGCGAAGAGTCCTTCGCGGGAAGCGGTGCTGCTGGCTCTCCGGTATGCGCGCAAGCATGGCACGAAGGTCGTATTCGACATCGACTACCGACCTTATACTTGGCATAACCCGCAGGAAACGGCGATTTATTATCACGCCGCTGCGGAGAAGAGCGACATTATTATTGGAACCCGCGAGGAGTTCGACATGTTGGAGCAGTTCGACGGCAAGGCCGAACGAAGCGACGAAGTGACGGCCGCGCAATGGTTCGACCACTATGCGGAAATCGTCGTCATCAAGCACGGCAAGGACGGCTCGATAGCTTACGCCAGAGACGGAAGCTCACACAGGGGTTCGATTTTCCCCGCGAAGGTCATCAAAACTTTCGGAGCGGGCGACTCTTACGCCGCAGGTTTTATTTTCGGACTCATGAAGGGATGGAGCATCCGCCACAGTATGGAATTCGGCAGCGCGTGCGCTTCCATCGTCATATCCAGCCACAGCTGTTCGGATGCCATGCCGACGTTTATACAAGTAGAAGAATTTATGCGAGAATCTGAGGAAGCTTAAATTGAGAGGAGAATACCCAATATGACCCAAACCAACGCGCATGTAGCGATCACAAATTTCATCGGCGGTCGATGGGTTGCTTCCGCTTCGGGCATGACCAATGCGGTATTCAATCCGGCTACCGGCGAAACGATCGCCCAAGTTCCCCTGTCTTCTAGGGAGGATGTTGACGCAGCCGTGCTGAACTCCAAAGAAGCTTTTGCCTTATGGAGTCGAACGGCTGTTCCGCGCAGAGCGCGAGTCCTGTTCAAGTACCAGCAGCTGCTAGTCAACAATTGGGAAGAGCTGGCCCGGATCATCACCATGGAAAATGGCAAAAATTACTCGGAAGCTTACGGAGAAGTCCAACGCGGCATTGAGTGCGTGGAGTTCGCGGCCGGAGCGCCTTCGTTAATGATGGGGAAGCAGCTCTCCGACATCGCCACGAACGTTGAATCGGGCATGTTTCGCTATCCAATCGGCGTTATAGGAGGCATTACGCCGTTTAACTTCCCGATGATGGTTCCTTGCTGGATGTTTCCGCTGGCCATCGCTTGCGGAAATACCTTCGTGCTCAAGCCATCCGAACGCACGCCGTTGCTTGCAAACCGCTTGGCTGAGCTATTCAAAGAAGCAGGTTTGCCGGACGGGGTTCTTAACGTGGTTCATGGAGCGAACGACGTCGTGAACGGGCTCCTCGAGCATCCAGATGTTAAAGCGATATCGTTCGTCGGCTCCCAACCGGTTGCGGAATACGTGTACAAAACCGGGACCGCTCACGGTAAAAGAGTTCAGGCGCTCGCTGGCGCCAAAAACCACAGTATCGTCATGCCGGACGCCGATTTGGACGGTACGGTGCAGCAAATCATAAACGCTGCATTCGGATCGGCGGGCGAGCGATGCATGGCCTGCGCGGTCGTAGTAGCCGTTGGCGAGGTTGCGGATCCGCTCATCGAGAGGCTGGTTGATGAGGCCAACAAACTGACGATTGGCAACGGGATGGATAAAGACGTATTCCTGGGTCCCGTAATTCGCGGTCCCCATAAGGATCGCGCGCTGGATTATATCGAAGCGGGCGAGAACGAAGGGGCCTCATTGCTCCGCGACGGCCGCACCGATACGGTAGTCAACGGCGACGGTTACTTTGTCGGACCGACGATCTTCGATAACGTGACGAGCGAAATGAAAATATGGAAAGACGAAATCTTCGCTCCGGTTCTATCGATTGCTCGAGTTAACACATTGGAGGAAGCGATCGAACTCTCCAATCGGTCCGTTTTTGCTAACGGCGCTTGTCTATTCACCCAAGACGGCAGCAACGTTCGGAAATTCCGCGAAAACATTGATGCCGGAATGCTCGGCATTAATCTAGGCGTACCCGCGCCGATGGCGTTCTTCCCGTTCTCGGGTTGGAAGAAATCGTTTTATGGCGATCTGCACGCCAATGGTACTGACGGAGTGGAATTCTATACGCGCAAGAAAATGGTAACGGCCCGCTGGTAAGCGGGAGTCTCGACTGGAGAGGGAAGGAGTGAATCCCATGGCTCTGGTATCGATGAAAGCGACGCTGCAAGAACCATTAGCCAGACAATACGCGGTTGGTCAGTTCAATCTGAATAACCTTTAATTCACGCAGGCAATATTGCTGTATTGGTGCCAAGGGGCTACCACTCGGTATACGCCCCTCCGGGCTATGAGGTTTATTATTTGAACGTCATGGCAGGGACGAAGAGATTGTGGAGGATCCACAATGATAAGGATCACGCCTGGTTGGCAAGAAAAAATTCATGAGACAGAAATCGATGATCGCAGGAATTATGAATTAAACGATCAGCGCAGAAGCGAGGGGCCCCTTTGAATTTAATTCAAAGATTAACAAGCCCACAAGGACGCACTGTCGTACGTAGTTTGACAAAAACAGTATTAGGAGCAGCGTAACGCGTCTCCGCTCACACGGTTCCTGCTGCAGGAACCGTGTGAGCGGAGACGTTTTTCTTTTTGTTAAAAATTAAATTTTACATTTGTTCATTATTTGATGAGTGATAGACAGCGTAAATGGGTAAAATATTAAAATAGTTGGTGAAAAGGTGGGATTCGGTGTTTCTTGTCTTCATTAATGAACATAAGTCCATATGTATATTTACATATGATCAAATTCATGCTAAACTAAGTTTGTATTTGAGGAATTCGTATATGGGGAAGGGGAACAGGTCATGTTAAATTTGTCTGGAATGATTGATCATACGCTGCTGCGTGCCGACGCGACAAAAGCAGAGATCGCTAAGCTGACGGAGGAAGCGAAACAATATGAATTTGCTTCGGTTTGTGTAAATCCGACTTGGGTCGCTTTTGCGGCTGAGCAGCTAGCCGGAAGCAAGTCCAAAGTTTGCACGGTTATCGGCTTTCCATTAGGGGCATCGACGAGCGCCGTTAAAGTTTTTGAAACGAGCAACGCGATTGCAAATGGTGCAGATGAAATTGATATGGTCATCAATATTGGCGCCTTGAAAGATGGCAACGATGACTATGTGGAGCAGGACATTAAAGCAGTTGTTGATGCGGCTGCAGGCAAAGCGATTGTGAAGGTCATTATTGAGACAAGCCTGCTCACCGATGAAGAAAAGGTTCGTGCATGCGAGCGTTCAGCGAAAGCCGGGGCTGATTTCGTAAAAACCTCGACAGGCTTCTCCACTGGTGGAGCGACAGCTGAAGATGTAGCGCTCATGCACAAAGCAGTCCAAGGCAAGCTCGGAGTGAAAGCATCGGGCGGCGTACGCGGACTTGAGGATATGAAAAAAATGATCGAAGCAGGCGCAACTCGCATTGGCGCAAGCTCTGGTGTAAAAATAATGCAGGGCGAGCAATCCAGCGCCGCTTATTAATGAAGTAACCATAGAACACGGTGCTGCTCCTTTCCGAAGGGGCGGCCCGCTTTTCACGGTAAATACAAGAGCGGAGGCATCAACATAGCTTTGTAAGCGCTCTATTCAGCCAGTCAACTTCCATAATCATGAAAAAATAGGAGGCGGCAACTATGAAATACATCGTAGCTTTATTAGGCCTGCTGGTTGTGCTAGGATTGTCCTATATCGTCAGCAACAATAAGAAAAATATTCGTTTCAAGCCGATTGCCATCATGATCATTTTGCAGGTGGTTCTTGCCTTTGTCCTATTAAATACGATTGCGGGCGCGACCTTGATTAAAGGTTTTTCCGGCGTATTTGAACAGCTGCTTTCCTACGCGCAGGAAGGAATCAACTTTGTATTTGGCGGTATTTTAAATGAAGGACAATTTTCCTTCTTCCTGTCGGTACTGCTGCCCATCGTCTTCATATCCGCGCTAATTGGCATTTTGCAATACTTAAAAATCCTTCCTTTTATCGTAAAGGGCATCGGATTTGTGTTAAGCAAAGTGAATGGCATGGGCAAGCTGGAGTCTTATAATGCGGTTGCTTCAGCTATTTTAGGCCAATCGGAAGTATTCATTTCGGTCAAAAAGCAAATTGGCCTGCTGCCGAAGCATCGCCTGTATACGCTGTGCGCCTCGGCGATGTCCACCGTATCGATGTCGATCGTCGGCTCGTATATGCAAATTTTGGACCCGAAATATGTCGTGACCGCGCTCGTACTCAACCTGTTCGGCGGCTTTATTATCGCTTCGATTCTTAATCCGTATACGGTAGAGGAAGGCGAAGACGTGCTGCAAGTACAGGAGGAGGGGGAGAAGCAGACCTTCTTCGAAATGCTGGGTGAATATATTATGGACGGCTTCAAGGTTGCGATTATCGTCGCCGCGATGCTGATCGGTTTTATTGCCCTCATTGGCATGGTCAATGGTTTGTTTCTTGGCATTCTCGGTATTTCTTTTCAGCAAATCCTTGGATTTATTTTCGCTCCTTTCGCTTTTATTATGGGAGTACCGTGGAAAGATGCCGTTGATGCGGGAAGCATTATGGCCACGAAAATGGTATCGAATGAATTTGTAGCGATGCTCGAAATTAGCAAATATCCTGATCTTTCGGCCAAAGGAGTCGGCGTCGTATCGGTGTTTCTCGTTTCTTTTGCGAATTTCTCCTCCATCGGCATCATTGCAGGCGCGGTAAAAGGCTTGCATGAGAAGCAGGGCAATGTTGTTGCGCGCTTCGGCATGAAGCTGCTTTATGGCGCAACGCTCGTCAGCGTGCTGTCGGCGACGATTGCAGGGATTTTCATTTAGACGAAGCAACTAAGTAACTAATTAACGAAGCAGAGGAGATATTTCAATGAGCGTTCATATTAATGCACAGCAGGGCGACATCGCCGAAACGATTTTATTGCCAGGCGACCCGCTAAGAGCGAAATATATTGCGGATACGTATTTGGAAAATGTAACATGCTACAACGAAGTGCGCGGTATGCTGGGCTTTACAGGAACGTACCAAGGCAAGCGTATTTCCGTGCAAGGAACAGGCATGGGCGTACCTTCCATCAGCATTTATGTCAATGAGCTCATTCGTGAATATGGGGTGAAAAATCTCGTTCGTGTCGGCACATGCGGCGCCATGCAAAAAAGCGTAAACGTGCGTGAGGTTATTTTGGCGCAAGCGGCTTGTACAGATTCCAGCATGAATCGCCACGTATTCGGCGGCTATGACTTCTCGCCAATTGCCAGCTTTGAGCTGCTAAAGGCGGCTTACGAGCGCGGCGTAGCCAAAGGCCTCAAGCTGCATGTCGGCAATATTTTCTGCTCGGACAGCTTCTATCGGGATGATAAGTCCATTGTCGAGAAGCTGATGGAGCACAATGTGCTTGGCGTTGAGATGGAAACGACGGCGCTTTATACGCTCGCTGCAAAATATGGCGTCAATGCACTGACGATTTTGACCGTAAGCGACCACCTGCTGACGGGCGAGGAAACGACTTCTGCTGAAAGACAAAGCACATTTAATGACATGATGGAAGTGGCGCTGGAAACGGTAACTTCCCTGTAATAGGCAAGGTAGCCTGGCTTATAGCTATTATTTTAAATCGTGAGGAGAATGCAGCATGAGAATGGTAGACCTAATTGAGAAAAAACGCGATGGTGCAGTGCTGAGCGCTGAAGAAATTAACTTTTTTATTCAAGGATATACGAAAGGCGAAATTCCTGATTATCAGGCCAGCGCAATGGCAATGGCGATTTTCTTCAAGGATATGACGGAGCAGGAGCGCGCTGATTTAACAATGGCAATGGTTAATTCCGGCGATACGATCGATCTGTCGGCCATTGAAGGCGTGAAGGTAGACAAACACTCCACTGGCGGTGTTGGCGATACGACGACGCTCGTTCTAGCCCCACTCGTTGCAGCGCTGGATATTCCAGTTGCGAAAATGTCGGGACGCGGCCTCGGCCACACCGGCGGAACGACAGATAAGCTTGAAGCGATTGCTGGCTTTCACGTTGAACTGGAGAAGGAAGAATTCGTTCGTCTCGTGAACAAGGATAAAATCGCGGTCGTCGGCCAATCCGGCAACCTGACGCCAGCTGATAAGAAGCTGTATGCGCTGCGCGATGTTACAGCTACCGTCAACTCCATTCCGCTAATCGCAAGCTCGATCATGAGCAAAAAAATCGCTGCCGGCTCCGACGCTATCGTGCTTGACGTGAAAACAGGCGCAGGCGCCTTCATGAAAACGGTAGACGATGCGAAGGAGCTTGCGCACGCAATGGTGAGCATCGGCAACAACGTTGGACGCAAAACGATGGCGGTCATTTCCGACATGAGCCAGCCGCTGGGCTTTGCAATCGGCAACGCTTTGGAAGTAAAGGAAGCGATTGATACGCTGCAAGGCAAAGGTCCAAAAGATTTGGAGGAGCTTTGTCTGGCGTTAGGGCGTCAAATGGTCTATTTGGCGAACAAAGCAAGCTCGCTGGAAGAGGCGGAGGAAATGCTGAAGGAAGTTATTCGCAATGGCAAGGCGCTGGAGAAATTCAAAGTGTTTATTGCCAATCAGGGCGGCGACCCTTCGGTTGTTGACCATCCGGAGAAGCTGCCGCAAGCGGCTTATCTGATCGAAGTTCCAGCGAAGCAGGATGGTGTCGTAGCAGAGATTGTTGCGGACGAAATCGGTACAGCAGCGATGCTGCTGGGCGCAGGACGCGCGACGAAGGACTCGGAAATCGATCTGGCAGTAGGCCTGATGCTGAATAAAAAAGTCGGCGACACCGTCAAAGCCGGCGAATCGCTCGTAACCATTCATGCCAATCGTGAAAATGTGGACGATGTGCTCGCGAAAATATATGACAATATCCGTATCGGCGATAAAGTCGAAGCTCCTGTCTTGATCTACGGAACTGTAACCGAGTAGAAATAAAGCCATTTGGATATAAAATGGAAACCGCCATCCGGGTGCAAGTGCTGCCGGGATGGCGGTTTTTGTGCTGCTTGGAAACGGCTGGGCAACTGTTTATAAACGGTTTATAAGGTCAAGTAACCGAAATGCTTAACCTACAAATACTTAACAACTAAAATATTTGACAATAAGGTAAAATGCCCTTATTATATGTGAGGGGACAGATGTCCATTGGGAAATAAGTATGTAAGTCATCTTGTGTTGATAGGCTAGAGGGGGAGAATAAATGTCGCAAACAGCATCGAAGGGCGGCGCAGAGCCTGAATTCCGCTTGGCAAGCATCATCGTACCGATGATCGCCATTATTTCAGGCATATTTATGGTTATTTTGGATTCAACAGCGATGAATGTCGCGTTGTCCAGGCTCGTCATTGATTTTAATACCGATTTGCCAACGATTCAGTGGACGGTAACGGGCTACATGCTGGCGACGGCGGCGGTCATTCCGCTCTCGGGCTGGCTTTCGGATCGTTTTGGGGCCAAAAATATATTTTTGGGCTCGGTTGTAGCCTTCACCTTGGCATCCTTGCTATGCGCATTGCCTAGCAGCGCCGAGTGGCTCATTGTATTTCGGATTATTCAAGGCCTCGGCGGCGGCTTCGTTATGCCGGTTGCTATGGCTTATGTATTTCGGCTAAGCCCGCCGAATAAGGTGGGGCAAGTTATGGGGATGATGGGCGTGCCGATTTTGCTCGCGCCTGCGGTTGGTCCGATTTTGGCCGGCTGGCTCGTGGAATATCATTCCTGGCACTGGATATTTCTGATTAACATTCCGGTCGGCATTTTCAGCCTTATATTCGGCCTTTGGAAGCTGCCGAAGACGGAGCGCAAGCAGGTAACCGGCATTGATATTCCGGGCATGATTTTAGGGCCGCTTGCTTTTGCTTCCTTATCTTATGGGGTTACGCAAGGCGCGGAAAGCTGGTCGTCCGATAAGACGATTGGCGGGCTTGTTATCGGCGGTATCGCGCTCATCGCGTTTATTATCGTAGAGCTGCGGTCAAAAACGCCACTGCTGGAGCTTCGCGTGTTCCGCTCGGTCGACTTCTCGTTCAGCATTTTTGTGCAGTGGCTGCTGCAATTTTCACTTTTCGGCGCGATTTTCCTGCTACCGCAATTTTTACAGCAGGCACGCGGCTACGGCGCCTTTGATACGGGGCTTACGTTGTTCCCACAGGCGCTTGCTTCCGCATTTATGATGCCGATTGGCGGCTATTTATTTGATAAAATCGGGGTAAGATGGCTTGTCGTTATCGGCCTCAGCCTCGTATCCGGCGCGATATTTCAATATACGCAGGTTGATTTGACGACTGAGGGCAGCGACTTGCTGCTTCCGCTCATTATGGCGGGCATGGGCTCGGGCCTTATGATGATGCCGCTCAACTCGCATTTGTTGCAAAAAGCGCCGCGTGACCTCGTCAGCCGGGTAACATCGCTGACAAGTGCTTTGCAGCAAGTTGTTAGCTCCTTCGCGGTTGCTACTTTAGTTACGGTGCTCTCGTCACGAGTTAAGACGCTTATTGTAGATCAACAGCTGCCGCTTACTACGCCTGCAGAAGTACAGAAAGCGACGCTTGCTGTAGCGCCGGAAGCCTTCGGCTATACGTTCGGTATTATGCTAGTCATTGCCATCGTCGGCATTTTCCTCGGCTTGTTCCTGCGCAGAGTGAAAGTACAGGCTGGAGCAGAAGAGCAGAAGAGCAAGCAGGAATTGGGGCTTGAGGGACTGCATTAATTCAATTCAATTCAATTCAATCTAGCTTACGTCAGACGCCTGGTTCGCCAGCGGCGGTCTGGCGTCTTTTTTTATTGTTCAGTTGAACAGCCTGCGAAAATTGTAAGTGTTGCATTTGCCGGTCAAAATGGGATACGTTTTGTACTTATTACGTAGTCATGTTCCGCTGCCCACTTCACAAGGCCATTCCAGAAATTTTCACAAGCTGAAATGATCTTTGGAGGTTCTGATAACTCACCAGACATAACCATTCGCACAACATTGTCAAATCCTTCTGGACGACAAGGCAGTTCTAATGCCTCTAGTAGAACCATTGAGCCAGTCGAGAAGAGTTTTTGGTTGTGTAACCCGACTAACATAGCTCCGTATTGGGCAAACTCCACTGCCAAGTATGGCAAGTAGGTGTAGGAGCCAGTTATACTGACGTTTCTAAGTTTCCCAACAAATTCGTACATTTCCCCTACAAGGACTTCGTTGATTGAACACCGGAAATCTTCCCTTGCTGGTGATTTGGCAGCTTCCTTCAATCTTGGGAAAAATCCTTTGGGATCATATAAGCTAAGTTGAGAAAAGAATGGCCCATGCGTCAATGGCCAACTTCCTTCAACAGTAGAGGCGGTTTTAAGGAGAACGTCCTCCCTACAAATGCCGACTTCTGCTTTCCAAGGCCCCGCCGACCATTCATAGCTAAAATCTACGGGTTCGCTTGATTCACTTAGTACGCAAAACATCTCAATGTCTGAGAAAGGGCCGTCTGTGCCTCTGGAAACAGAACCGTATACTCCAATGGCAACGATTTTTTCTCCGTACACCTCGTGTAATCTCGAAGCAATTTCGTGGCAGGTTTCAAGTCTTTCGTTTCGAGAAATATTTACAGGTCCATTCATGTGCATTAGCGTGTCTCTCCCTTTGATTTATTTGGGTGAATATTCACTAACACATGGATGGAGGACCTCGGGCTTAACGGGGGACTATTTTTGGATGCATTTGATTTCCTCCTACAAATTTTTTATGGTAATTGTACCCAATAAAATGAGTTTTCGCAAGGTGTGAAGGGGGCTCTCGATGTCGCCAGTTCCTTGTCGATCTCTACTATAGCTGCCCGAGCTGC
This genomic window contains:
- the iolD gene encoding 3D-(3,5/4)-trihydroxycyclohexane-1,2-dione acylhydrolase (decyclizing), producing the protein MKTIRLTMAQALLKFLDQQYISVDGEETKFVRGVMGIFGHGNVIGIGEALERESGKLIFLQGKNEQGMVHAATAYAKQKNRLQIFACTTSIGPGALNMITGAATATVNRIPVLLLPGDNFASRQPDPVLQQLEVPSDYSISANDPFKSVSKFWDRIVRPEKLMSSLLQAIRVLTDPADTGAVTLALPQDVQAEAYDYPMDFFDKRVHRLDRRPAAPQAIERAVELIASKKKPLIIAGGGVHYSGAEKELLAFAEAFGIPIAETQAGKSAVPWNHSLSLGGVGTTGTLAANRIAAEADLIIGVGTRYSDFTTASKSAFRSPNVAFLNLNVSAFDSIKMQAEFVTADARVSILALHEQLSQSGYRSGYEEGYVKGLKAEWDGEVDRLYSLESSKGFTQTRALGVVNGFIGSKDVIVAAAGSLPGDLHRVWRTTESKTYHMEYGFSCMGYEVSGAFGVALAEPEREVYAVLGDGSYLMLHSELVTAIQEGVKFTVLLFDNHGFQCIHNLQRGHGSDGFGNEFRFRSKETERLNGNYMPIDFAAHARSLGAASYTARNAEELEQALSQAKAEQGPVLVEIKVLPGTNTGGYDSWWNVGVPEVSKDDKVLKAHAEMQKRIQAARPY
- the iolC gene encoding 5-dehydro-2-deoxygluconokinase → MMPVTFASGKSLDFVAIGRLCIDLNANEINRPMEETMTFTKYVGGSPANIAIAMSRLDMKSAFIGKVADDQMGRYILQYLRDNGIGTSNIITDRTGAVTGLAFTEIKSPEDCSILMYRDNVADLLLEPAEVDESLIAASKVLLVSGTALAKSPSREAVLLALRYARKHGTKVVFDIDYRPYTWHNPQETAIYYHAAAEKSDIIIGTREEFDMLEQFDGKAERSDEVTAAQWFDHYAEIVVIKHGKDGSIAYARDGSSHRGSIFPAKVIKTFGAGDSYAAGFIFGLMKGWSIRHSMEFGSACASIVISSHSCSDAMPTFIQVEEFMRESEEA
- a CDS encoding CoA-acylating methylmalonate-semialdehyde dehydrogenase; translation: MTQTNAHVAITNFIGGRWVASASGMTNAVFNPATGETIAQVPLSSREDVDAAVLNSKEAFALWSRTAVPRRARVLFKYQQLLVNNWEELARIITMENGKNYSEAYGEVQRGIECVEFAAGAPSLMMGKQLSDIATNVESGMFRYPIGVIGGITPFNFPMMVPCWMFPLAIACGNTFVLKPSERTPLLANRLAELFKEAGLPDGVLNVVHGANDVVNGLLEHPDVKAISFVGSQPVAEYVYKTGTAHGKRVQALAGAKNHSIVMPDADLDGTVQQIINAAFGSAGERCMACAVVVAVGEVADPLIERLVDEANKLTIGNGMDKDVFLGPVIRGPHKDRALDYIEAGENEGASLLRDGRTDTVVNGDGYFVGPTIFDNVTSEMKIWKDEIFAPVLSIARVNTLEEAIELSNRSVFANGACLFTQDGSNVRKFRENIDAGMLGINLGVPAPMAFFPFSGWKKSFYGDLHANGTDGVEFYTRKKMVTARW
- the deoC gene encoding deoxyribose-phosphate aldolase: MLNLSGMIDHTLLRADATKAEIAKLTEEAKQYEFASVCVNPTWVAFAAEQLAGSKSKVCTVIGFPLGASTSAVKVFETSNAIANGADEIDMVINIGALKDGNDDYVEQDIKAVVDAAAGKAIVKVIIETSLLTDEEKVRACERSAKAGADFVKTSTGFSTGGATAEDVALMHKAVQGKLGVKASGGVRGLEDMKKMIEAGATRIGASSGVKIMQGEQSSAAY
- a CDS encoding nucleoside transporter C-terminal domain-containing protein translates to MKYIVALLGLLVVLGLSYIVSNNKKNIRFKPIAIMIILQVVLAFVLLNTIAGATLIKGFSGVFEQLLSYAQEGINFVFGGILNEGQFSFFLSVLLPIVFISALIGILQYLKILPFIVKGIGFVLSKVNGMGKLESYNAVASAILGQSEVFISVKKQIGLLPKHRLYTLCASAMSTVSMSIVGSYMQILDPKYVVTALVLNLFGGFIIASILNPYTVEEGEDVLQVQEEGEKQTFFEMLGEYIMDGFKVAIIVAAMLIGFIALIGMVNGLFLGILGISFQQILGFIFAPFAFIMGVPWKDAVDAGSIMATKMVSNEFVAMLEISKYPDLSAKGVGVVSVFLVSFANFSSIGIIAGAVKGLHEKQGNVVARFGMKLLYGATLVSVLSATIAGIFI
- the deoD gene encoding purine-nucleoside phosphorylase, producing the protein MSVHINAQQGDIAETILLPGDPLRAKYIADTYLENVTCYNEVRGMLGFTGTYQGKRISVQGTGMGVPSISIYVNELIREYGVKNLVRVGTCGAMQKSVNVREVILAQAACTDSSMNRHVFGGYDFSPIASFELLKAAYERGVAKGLKLHVGNIFCSDSFYRDDKSIVEKLMEHNVLGVEMETTALYTLAAKYGVNALTILTVSDHLLTGEETTSAERQSTFNDMMEVALETVTSL